The following are encoded together in the Streptomyces sp. NBC_00341 genome:
- a CDS encoding carboxymuconolactone decarboxylase family protein, with the protein MIMTDNARTTRTAVHTTPTAPHTTRTAPHAPATAHDHAPRINFAKAAPKAFKALIGFDAAAREGLDPALVELIQIRASLLNGCAYCLHMHTSDARKAGEDEARLHMIGVWREARRFFTEKEQAALALTEAVTLVSHDGVPDDVYAQAARHFDEPELARVLALIFTINTWNRIALSTAKIAGEDERAAH; encoded by the coding sequence ATGATCATGACAGACAACGCGCGCACCACCCGGACCGCAGTGCACACCACTCCGACCGCACCCCACACCACCCGGACCGCACCCCACGCGCCCGCCACCGCCCACGACCACGCACCGCGCATCAACTTCGCCAAAGCCGCCCCCAAAGCGTTCAAGGCCCTCATCGGCTTCGATGCCGCCGCCCGCGAGGGCCTCGACCCGGCCCTCGTCGAGCTGATCCAGATCCGTGCCTCGCTCCTCAACGGCTGCGCCTACTGCCTCCACATGCACACCTCCGACGCCCGCAAGGCCGGCGAGGACGAGGCCAGGCTGCACATGATCGGCGTATGGCGCGAGGCCCGTCGCTTCTTCACCGAGAAGGAGCAGGCCGCCCTCGCCCTGACCGAGGCGGTCACCCTGGTCTCCCACGACGGCGTTCCCGATGACGTCTACGCGCAGGCCGCCCGCCACTTCGACGAGCCGGAACTGGCCCGCGTCCTCGCCCTGATCTTCACCATCAACACCTGGAACCGCATCGCCCTGAGCACCGCGAAGATCGCGGGCGAGGACGAGAGGGCAGCCCACTGA
- a CDS encoding DUF4232 domain-containing protein translates to MKSKLTVVTLAAVVVAGTATFAVPASAASAKAQPTRCHTADLKAGFALGGDATPEMNQTKKQTQAFIWFTNQSKRTCTLSGFAGVDMIGAQKTDGTWSVARSSKKAPKFPLKHGDTVDFSITLLPVAKSTPQKQKFVPAKFLVTPPNETKHFTLKWPFGGQILKQDGATHPATYLNPIGL, encoded by the coding sequence ATGAAGAGCAAGCTGACCGTCGTGACCCTAGCGGCCGTCGTCGTCGCCGGGACCGCCACTTTCGCAGTACCGGCGTCGGCCGCCTCCGCCAAAGCGCAGCCGACCCGCTGTCACACCGCTGACTTGAAGGCAGGCTTCGCCCTGGGCGGTGACGCGACGCCGGAGATGAATCAGACCAAGAAGCAGACCCAGGCGTTCATCTGGTTCACCAACCAGAGCAAGCGCACCTGCACCCTGTCCGGCTTCGCCGGTGTCGACATGATCGGCGCTCAGAAGACTGACGGCACCTGGTCGGTGGCGCGTTCATCCAAGAAGGCCCCGAAGTTCCCCCTGAAGCACGGGGACACGGTGGACTTCAGCATCACCCTGCTGCCGGTGGCCAAGTCCACGCCGCAGAAGCAGAAGTTCGTTCCGGCGAAGTTCCTGGTCACCCCGCCGAACGAGACGAAGCACTTCACCCTGAAGTGGCCGTTCGGCGGCCAGATCCTCAAGCAGGATGGCGCCACGCACCCGGCGACCTACCTCAACCCGATCGGGCTGTAA
- a CDS encoding PLP-dependent aminotransferase family protein: MSESWVNLAERIGSDLYLELSGPGSRRAVLIRALRDAVREGLLAPGTRLPPYRSLAADLGLARNTVADAYAELVAEGWLTARQGSGTRVAEGAAPSPRARKPKPAPVRPTPHPHNLRQGVPEAASFPRTAWLAAARRALGAAPDEVFGPGDPRGRIELRRALTDYLTRVRGVRVDPERIVVCSGFAHALRLLFDGSRGAGGATLRGPFAVESYGLRFHTDILEGSGVRTVPLDLDEQGALVEQLAERPRVRGVLLTPAHQFPTGGPLHPARRAAVIDWARTSDGLVLEDDYDGEFRYDRVPVGAVQGLDPERVVYLGSVSKSLSPAVRVGWMVLPVRLVDSVLAAKGTREASVSVLDQLTLADFIASGQYDRHIRRMRQRYRLRRDRLVTALAEQAPHIAATGVAAGLHAVLRLPPGTEASAVKAASWQGIALDGLAGFRHPRASMPARDGLVIGYSTPAEHAYGAAVEALLRALPPGAAESLASWP; this comes from the coding sequence ATGTCGGAATCATGGGTCAATCTGGCGGAGCGCATCGGCAGTGACCTGTATCTGGAGCTGTCGGGTCCCGGCAGTCGCCGCGCCGTTCTCATCCGCGCGCTGCGGGACGCCGTGCGCGAGGGACTGCTCGCGCCGGGCACCCGTCTGCCGCCCTACCGCTCACTCGCCGCCGACCTGGGCCTGGCCCGCAACACGGTCGCCGACGCCTACGCGGAACTGGTCGCCGAGGGCTGGCTGACCGCGCGTCAGGGTTCCGGGACGCGGGTGGCGGAAGGTGCCGCGCCGTCCCCGCGCGCCCGGAAGCCGAAGCCCGCTCCCGTGCGGCCCACCCCCCACCCGCACAACCTGCGCCAGGGCGTTCCGGAGGCCGCCTCCTTCCCTCGCACGGCCTGGCTCGCGGCCGCCCGGCGCGCGCTCGGCGCCGCACCGGACGAGGTCTTCGGGCCCGGCGATCCACGTGGCCGAATCGAGCTGCGCCGCGCGCTCACCGACTATCTGACGCGCGTCCGCGGGGTTCGCGTCGATCCCGAGCGGATCGTGGTGTGCTCAGGCTTCGCGCACGCGCTGCGGCTGCTTTTCGACGGCTCGCGCGGCGCTGGCGGCGCGACGCTGCGCGGTCCCTTCGCGGTGGAGTCGTACGGGCTCCGCTTCCACACCGACATCCTGGAGGGCTCCGGCGTTCGGACGGTACCGCTGGACCTGGACGAACAGGGCGCCCTTGTCGAGCAGTTGGCCGAGAGGCCACGGGTGCGCGGCGTACTGCTCACGCCCGCACACCAATTCCCGACCGGCGGCCCGCTGCACCCGGCCCGACGCGCCGCGGTCATCGACTGGGCCCGCACCAGTGACGGACTGGTCCTCGAGGACGACTACGACGGGGAGTTCCGCTACGACCGCGTGCCGGTCGGCGCCGTGCAGGGCCTGGATCCCGAACGGGTCGTCTACCTCGGCTCCGTCAGCAAGAGCCTGTCCCCCGCGGTGCGCGTCGGCTGGATGGTGCTGCCCGTCCGGCTCGTCGACAGCGTGCTCGCCGCCAAGGGCACACGGGAGGCGTCGGTGAGCGTCCTCGACCAGCTCACGCTCGCCGACTTCATCGCATCCGGGCAGTACGACCGTCACATCCGCCGGATGCGGCAGCGCTACCGGCTCCGCCGCGACCGGCTCGTCACGGCCCTCGCCGAACAGGCCCCGCACATCGCGGCAACCGGCGTCGCGGCGGGACTTCATGCCGTCCTTCGGCTGCCGCCCGGCACGGAGGCGTCCGCGGTCAAGGCCGCGTCCTGGCAGGGGATCGCGCTGGACGGCCTCGCCGGGTTCCGGCACCCTCGGGCCTCGATGCCGGCCAGGGACGGTCTGGTCATCGGGTACTCGACGCCGGCGGAACACGCGTACGGGGCAGCGGTCGAGGCGTTGCTCCGGGCGCTGCCACCCGGCGCCGCCGAGTCCCTGGCCTCGTGGCCGTGA
- a CDS encoding MFS transporter: MATPATGAGPRPARARSGRASAATLALLAFAQLIISVDYNIVYVALPRIGSGLGFSAQHLQWVISAYAVAFGGFLLLGGRACDLFGPRRTFVLGLSLYGVSSLAGGLATGPALLVAARAVQGIGGAFLFPATLTLVGTLFTEGRERNRAYSVWGAAGGSGLIVGALLGGVLTQLLGWRSVLYVNVPLALIAVVAAFRLITSDTTRRAGRRIDLPGALTSTLGVTGLVVALVQGPESGWLSATVVLSATAGATLLAAFVLIEARTRDPLMPLRLLRGRGLCTGMAVTFLFMATIGSLAYFLTGYFQSVLGYGALRTGLAYLVPMLAITAGSLLAGRTTTRLGTRTAMTGSLALGAAGTATVALAMAADGSYAALIPGFLALGLGQGTAYTLMFGAAAAGIEGHEQGIASGMASTAQQIGGAVGLAVLVGIAGLGEHTSAAATVDGTRTALFVATAGIALTAMVALGFPRRATR, encoded by the coding sequence ATGGCGACCCCGGCGACGGGGGCCGGCCCACGTCCGGCCCGCGCGCGGAGCGGGAGGGCGAGCGCCGCGACGCTCGCCCTCCTCGCCTTCGCCCAACTGATCATCTCCGTCGACTACAACATCGTCTACGTGGCGCTGCCCCGGATCGGCAGCGGCCTGGGGTTCTCCGCGCAGCACCTCCAGTGGGTGATCAGCGCGTACGCCGTCGCCTTCGGCGGCTTCCTGCTCCTCGGCGGCCGCGCCTGCGACCTGTTCGGCCCACGCCGCACGTTCGTGCTCGGACTGAGCCTGTACGGGGTCTCGTCGCTGGCGGGCGGCCTCGCCACCGGACCCGCTCTGCTGGTCGCGGCCCGCGCCGTGCAGGGCATCGGCGGCGCGTTCCTCTTCCCCGCGACGCTCACCCTCGTCGGCACCCTCTTCACCGAGGGCCGCGAACGCAACCGCGCCTACTCGGTGTGGGGCGCGGCGGGCGGCAGCGGACTCATCGTGGGCGCGCTGCTCGGCGGCGTACTGACTCAACTCCTCGGCTGGCGCTCGGTGCTGTACGTCAATGTCCCGCTGGCCCTGATCGCGGTGGTGGCCGCCTTCCGCCTCATCACCTCCGACACAACCCGGCGGGCCGGCCGCCGGATCGACCTCCCCGGCGCCCTGACCTCCACACTCGGCGTCACGGGCCTGGTCGTCGCCCTGGTCCAGGGCCCGGAGTCGGGGTGGCTGTCCGCGACGGTCGTCCTCTCCGCCACGGCGGGCGCGACCCTGCTGGCCGCCTTCGTCCTCATCGAGGCCCGTACCCGCGACCCCTTGATGCCCCTGCGGCTGCTCCGCGGCCGCGGCCTGTGCACCGGCATGGCGGTGACGTTCCTCTTCATGGCGACGATCGGCAGCCTCGCGTACTTCCTCACCGGCTATTTCCAGAGCGTGCTCGGCTACGGCGCGCTGCGCACCGGCCTCGCCTACCTCGTCCCGATGCTGGCGATCACCGCGGGCTCCCTCCTCGCGGGCCGGACCACCACGCGGCTCGGCACCCGCACCGCGATGACCGGCAGCCTGGCGCTCGGCGCGGCGGGCACCGCGACGGTGGCCCTCGCCATGGCCGCCGACGGCTCCTACGCCGCGCTCATCCCCGGCTTCCTGGCCCTCGGCCTCGGCCAGGGGACGGCCTACACCCTGATGTTCGGTGCCGCCGCCGCGGGCATCGAGGGCCACGAGCAGGGCATCGCCTCCGGCATGGCGTCCACGGCCCAGCAGATCGGCGGCGCGGTGGGCCTGGCGGTCCTGGTCGGCATCGCGGGTCTCGGCGAGCACACCTCGGCGGCGGCCACGGTGGACGGCACGCGTACCGCGCTCTTCGTGGCAACGGCGGGCATCGCCCTGACGGCCATGGTCGCCCTCGGCTTCCCCCGCAGGGCCACCCGATGA